The following is a genomic window from Colletotrichum lupini chromosome 5, complete sequence.
tcttttagatataggagaaatagggtattaacaagtaaaatatagaaagttatcgttccgaagtatatctttacttttattatacctagggcgacgatttccttacttaggccgaaactaatctttataatacttattattaatatattaagcgttactagcgcgatcttttatagtacttagaattactctttttttttaattaactattataataccctagtgtttaggataatcttataaaaaccgtctaggccgtacctttcgctcgcgtaaaatacttatataagcttagtattcgagggatctaagtaatataaaaaggacccctctagctactcttagatttacttagtactatgttctttttttttagatattaaaaaagatagcgtcttttttttaattattaagagaatgggctttggccttattaaattcgcccttttagccgcctctatatctattatctaagggaccttcccttactatttataaataaaagcttatttattaagagcttttactaccttttattcgtttagcctcgtatatcctctagaggctaacggggtaaaaaaagagtaattaatatcgtcgatttcgttataatctaatttgttagtatagggggtaagatcttttttattttctaaatctcctataaggggtatatgctttaggctactactttagctactattactaagttccgtgcCCCCAGAtttgcccttatatataataaggaattagttaaactaataagggctagttttactatctattaccctcgacttttctagcacgtatagctttaacgaggtaatgcgggatattcttataaagaatataaaaagtgaatattcatatagaagcaagaatatatgaatataggggatataagcgtatataaaagaggtttttgtagtaaagagagtaatatagttgaattactatatgagaagttgcttacttaacgaaaggtctaggtaggcaaatacacgcctacatataggtataaaaacctcctactagaatattccattgcttattaattatgatataattaataagcgtatacgtaagtgaatgcgtaatcgtagtacgtaattccgcctcgagtaaattcgagattattcagttaccttccagtactttccattgctcacgtaagcttatataagcagtattgcttacataatcaacacctataataatctatagaaatcgtagattaatatggtatatagtttgcttacgtaatattgataataaggcgaataataaggtaaacaaagttactttcgtaacaactttttatattattcgtacgatttagtacgctcttttttaaagtagttacttaattaatatttatcctttttataaatatagtattacttcttttattaccctactcgtaagttaaatctctacttatttaacgaatctaggcctctttattagcgattaccgtatctagcctcttttcccttcttattatacgttcgatcgacttaatattattaataagggccgtcgtatgcttagaaataggtttagtatagtgttctcgctttaatattaaagctagatcttagcctcgagcagagcgtctcgtagtctttaagtacttagtatagggtgatttttacttttagtatacgctagactataatataaaaatatccgactttttactcgtttatccccttatttagctaggttttcgctagcttatcgatttaattaataagctctttaaggatctttattcgtaatttaccctctattatcctagttatagatataaagaaatcgctcgtagcttaaataggagctctaggttcttattataagtcttaaagcggcttcggattacgttaattatactaagaaagtcgttttaattaagattatatactactttgtagtagtaattagaggctttacttacgagtacgatattaattaccaaatagtactagtattccctaattccgactttttcgtaataattataaaatatcgttaaggttttttataagaccttatacttccccccaaagtataatttctcttttaaaaagatctttttaaagtttataaattacctcgtattcgctattagatttttagtatttatatacgaaccctgtattactacgtattattaataacttcgggtcgtttacttctttttttattaactaatcggcgccgaatttcgtattaatagcggtaataagttataaatcgaaatagacagaattatcgattatcgtacttctagtactatattttaccctagtatatctttttataacgatagatttttattagtaattataaagaggaaatctcagtcgtttaccttttttttaaattcgttaaagcgattatacgctctattaacctatgcctagttttataatacgaattcctcttttataattattattattagtatttcgtatagctcttacgattataattacgctagtaatacccctcgcccgtagaggaatttattaactacttttataattcctaggcttatgctcgcgaactattcgtctagctagtaactaaggtcgtttataatctcgtaaaataggggttactcctatagcccccttttcttataaaccttagttaaatagattaatactgcgtttatttacttaccgttaggctaattcgtaattctatatatccacgtcccctaataatccgggttaatatttacttatttataaaggattaggattctatttaggatcgggtttcgtccttttcttttttaccctaacttactaagggtcgtgctctagcttatgcccgtattagtaattactagcgtatttaattttaataaagatatatctaatccgcgcgctagttataataaatccgtgcttttactacttaacgaatttatcggggtctaaaagattcccgcttcctcttactatctcgctactactctcgtttttattatttttagtaattattactacttttctaaattactaactatcgtacttactaagatcttcctttttatttaataaaaaagggtaggttttagtagtttcttttaataataataatagtagacgtttatattactataaaagaatatagtaattagtctcgggatctttaccagttattaattttcgttatcctatatacttctagcttcctaagcctcgtactctttataatttctaaatagcttttttagttaatttctcgaaattagtaatctcgcgccaggagctagtataaaaaagaagccctttagcggccctttagaggattctttttttttccccttagatcctcgtttttttagctttttcttaggctaatagtaactctagcgggaggtcgtaggactactttagggtagctaccttcttcttaagttaatctctaagatccgtaatactcttagctcgatactattaggacttctaaatcccctcctcttttattaaaccgttccttatattatattcctaagtaatacttagggggtagttaagggagctacgaggaggttatttaaatcgcgggcttaaagtcgtactcgtaaggtcctcgtaataataaactttcctatatactataaatctcttagcttaataactcctatagggttaccttcgctactaaataagaatatttatatttaaagatccCCTTCTTCGATCGCgcggtacttttttatattatacttttattaatttaactagttaatttctaatcacaggccggctataaaaaaatcgtttaataaaaaagctactcggggcgatggtaaaaggctagtcgcttaagtagttttattaattaatatagtttaatataataaacgtcgacctttcgtaagtaataaagggctataattacttaattccgtatagtatttaagaatcgccccctttttcgtctacttctataaagttaattagtacgaatctcttattccgtgcggtattaagaagtcgtctcttttacgtagcgagataccttactaatctataataatagaatttaattactaattagtattaatatccctattatagggtagttagttcgaaccgtagttaataaagagattaattaaactatataaatatctacgtagtaggtataaaaaggaggttctaaccgtaggttaggctagctataataatcgtaaatagggcccctaattagcccctgcgcagtcggctgtatgccgcggtcgaattggacttctaatccgatagtcCAACTCCTTGAACCTCAAAGTAGCGTTCGTAGTATGTATTCGCTTTTATGTCTCCAGAATTTCGGTGAAAATCAATAGAAGGACGAATAGCTATGTCGCTATTGAGGGCTGCCCGGCTATTAGGCTCTCGAGGTGGATATTCTTTCCGTAATCGTCCGTCACCGCATATCTGACTTCATTTGCCACAATGGATTCCAATGTCGCATCAGAATTGTTGTCACCAGCCTCCTCCACGAGGAAAACTTCGGGTCAGAGGTCAAGTTCATGGCATAGTTGAATACAATAATCGGCGACAGCACAGGCTCACCCATTAAAGTCGCGCACATCAGAATGAAGGCAGGCGAACTCGCGATATGTTCCTGCAGTCGCAACGTTAGGACGGCTTGTAGTTCAGCAATTCTCAGAAACCATCTTAGACAACGATATTATTGCTCATGATAAGTCGGGCGTTGCGTGTTCTCGACCATACATCGCCATTTGAGTCAGGGCTATAGCAAAACTGGGCCATCTCGACGGACTCAGCGAACTCGACTTGATGACGGATGCCTTTGTCAGCGAAGCGGACTCTGTTGTCTGTTGGGCAGACACCCCCCTGTAGTCTTTCCTGCAGACACTCTCCTTCAATGGCAGCGGCAAAGTCATTTGTCTTTCTGAGAAGGATCCTGAAAAAGAAGTCAGGTTCGCTGGTCTGGACGGAACTAGGGGAATCAGTGGTGTTTCTGATATCCAAATTGGATAGAAGTAGGATTTGGACAAGGGTTATTCATGACCACAAAGCTTTCTGTCGCTTGTCTTCGGCCAAAGTGGGTTCCGCAACTAATGGCTACCGGCACAGCTACTAGATCGACGACCAACACATCGCCAAGCCGATCTGTTTGAAACTTCAAGGACCTAGGCAAGTTGAGCTGCACCTATGTATCCCGTCCGTGAACGGTATGCCGGTGTCTTGAATATTTCGAGAAGTCTGAGCCTGCTCTGGCCCTCACTGACAAGAATAAGTAATCTCTTTAGTCTTCATGGCGTCACAGAATGGAGCGGGATCTTTTCCTAGATTTACATTTGTGATGGGAAGCTTCCTGCAATAGTGGCCGACATCTACAAGCGAGTTGGTAAAGGCAAAGGCGCGTATGTTGCTTTCTGTCACAAACCAGACATAAACATTGGACCTCTAGAAACGGCTTTTCACATGCGCTATCAGGTGAGTTGCGCATTTTCCACTCCTACAGACCGCTTCTTTTTCTCTGTTGTGGTTGGAATAgcataagctatttaaacctACTTACTTGGTTGATGTGCAATATGCTACGTGCTATTCGTGACTTTGTCTGCGCGAGTGGGGCGAATCCGACATTGTGTCGGTTGACATGGGCCATCCGTATTCGTACGAAGTACTTTCTCACCTGAAGTAATACCTACAGGCGGCAGACATCTCCCGAGTCAGGATAGCTTCAGTGGGCTTTCTCGTTAATGAGAATCAAAGCCGCAGGGAATTGAGGGCTTTCAGTTGGCCAAAGCCTCCTCCGAGCGAAGTACACTACGTTACCAAGTCACAAGGTATAGCAACTGCCTTACTTGAACATTGATGCGTCAGCAAAGTCGAGATCCCACAGAATTTTGCTGTATCAGTGCGCTCAGTGTCGGACTTTCAATGAGACCAGAGTTCCAGACTGCGGTAAATGTGTTGTTCTCACAGTGTCCCGCGACCAGCTACCGATCGAACGATGATCAGGCGTGCGGGTCATGCTCCGGCGACCATGAGCATACCGTCCCGACTTGGCAATTTTCTCGGCCGGGCCGGAACACCTCCGGAGATAATGCGTCGATTGAGTAGCGTTTGCCCGTAGGCCGTGCACAGCTCAGTCAATAGTGAGAAACAAGGTTGACGGAGGGGTAACGAGCGAAAAGTGAGGGGCCGTTCTCCTAGATGCAGCAAATTGCCCAGCTAATGCATATTCCATTGGAGTCGTTGGTTGATGCGAAGACTAAGCATCAAAGCTCATCGCCGAGTGGCTGTGAGATTTTGGGGCTGGAGTTTATGCTTCGGCCGGAGGTTTTTTTGTAAATCCGACAGCTGGGTGGATCGCTTCCGGCTGTCGCGACCTGGGGAGATCATACCATAAGTTCTGTTGGATCGCCTGGCCCAGAGCCTAGATTAGTCGGGACCGAAGCCCCAATTTGCTACCCGAGAGCGAGCGGTGGACGATGTTTGCGTTGCCGCCACCAAAGACCAATCATCAAAGACAAACAAGGCCTGTGGAATGGACGCGCAACCATATCTCCCGTAGTAACCCGCCTACCCGTAGAGCAATTCTCAAGAACGTTGCCTATGCAACAATACTCCAAATTCCGCAGTGCAGTGTGCTCATGGTATGTTGTCGTGAGATGATCGGTGCAATGATGTATTGATGCACTAAGACCTGTCATGAGCTCAGTAGCGCCCGCGATTTAGTGTCCCGGTTGTTCAGTGACAACTGTCTGTGCGTTGACAGTGTTGATTTTGGCATAAATTCGGACTTCGTAAAATCCAAGATTGACGCTGGTCATGTTACGGATAATACTATTGCCCGAGAATGTCTCTCTAATCTGGGGGATGGGGGATAACCCGATTATTAATGAGTCTGGAACTTGGTCAGCACTTAAGGAACGGTCAAGAGAAAGGACGAACGTGGACGACCAACAGAACCAACAGGCCGGGGGAACGGCCAGATGCTAatgaaaaaaaaagtccGGTGCTCGGCGAACGTAAGCACCGATACGCCGTCTAGCGGCCGGATCCATATTAGATAACTCCAACTAAGGGGGCCACCCCTTGCGCCCTCTACCGACGCATCGGAAGACTTTGCGGCCACACCAACGCCCAAGCCAACCCACTTCCCAGTTCAATCGCGGGTGCTTCCATACCTGAAGAGGAGGCTAAGTTGTCAACGAGGTAGCTTCGGCCCTTCGCTACCTCGCATCTTGGACTTAGCTCCGAGATCATATATGGCAGCCTGGAAGAAACTCGAAGCCATCCATGTCGCTTTAGACTCGATAAGAGTCACGACGAGGAGGATGATGACGAATAATGGCATATAGAGCGCTCCGAGCCCCGGCGGGCTTGCCGTACCCCGTTAACCGTCCGTCTCGGCCGGCCTCCGCGCTCTTGAACCAATAGGTCTCCCTTTATCTCCTGGCGCCACATAGGGAGCCACATGGGCAAACATAGGAGCTTCGTTTTTATGGCCCTCTTTAAGACTACGAATCTCCCCATTGTTAAATTCAGCCCTACCCCTTGGCACATTACCAGTTCTTTTCCTTTCACACGACGTCCTCAGGAGATCGACTACCCAACTACACTTGATTCGGCTCTCAGCATATCTAACCCAGCTGGGCGATATCGACCCTCAATTATAACTTGCCAGACGAATCAGAACGAAAAACTCGATAGCCATGTCACCCAACAACGTCCCACAAAGGACACCACTCTCACAATGGAGCGCTGCTCAACGGAAGGGTATCATCATACCTATGGTCATGTCATCGATACTGATCTTGGTTCTCGTCCTTGCCAACATGTCATATCTCTTTGGAGCAACATTTGAGCAAGGGAAGCGCACACATGCACTCAAGATTCTGGCCGTTGACCTGGATGGGGGCGCCATTGGTTCAGCAATTGCAGGCGCATCCAAGAGCCTCCAAGCTGCCAACTTCCCAACCATCGAGTTTGGTTCCGCCTCGAAATACTCAAATCCCGCAGCGGTCAAGAACGCGGTATGCAAAGGAGACTATTGGGGAGCCATCTATATCAACGTGGGCGCGTCTGCGAAGCTCGCCAGTGCCATCAACGGCACCTCGACCGCAGCCTACAATGCCGCCGACTCAGTCACATACACCTACAACCAGGCCCGATACCCTGCGATCGCCGATTCCACCATTAACAGCAACATTCAAAAGGTCGTCGGCGCATCGAGGGCCTTCTACTACCAGTCGCCCAACGGCACGGCTGCCCTCCGATCCCTGAATACTACCAACCCGGCAGCCATCGCCGCCTACCTGAACCCGATCTCGTCCACCCCCGACCTCATTGGCGCCCAGACGCAAGCGAGTCGCGTCTTCTTCAACACCGTCAACATCATCGTCCCCACCCTCGCCCAGTTCTTCTTCATCTTGGCCCTGAACGGCATCGGCATGAGCTCCGGCCTCCTCGCCAAGATGAGAGTCCGCGACGTCTGGCTCATCCGCTTCACAATTGGCAAGATCTACGGCTTCCTCACCGCCGTCACTGTCACGGGGTATCTCTGGGCTTTTAGGGAGAACTGGGCCGTCGGTGGCCCCGAGTTCGGCAAGACTCTCCTCGTCTTCTGGCTCTACATGGATGTGCAGTGGCAGGTCCTCGAGTCCCTCATCGGATCCTTTGTGCCCATGCAGCTCATCCCGTTCTTCTTCCTCACCTGGATGCTCACCAACGTCGCGAGTAGCGTGTTCCCCTTCGAGATCATGGCGGGCTTCTACAGGATCGGCTACGCCTTCCCGGCGCACGAGATCTACTCTCTCTTGGTGCAGGCGTGGACTGGTTGCGCTGATCAGACGCGCGTGGCCCTGCCTGTTCTCTTCTCCTGGTGGCTCGTGGGCCACGTCGGCTCTGTCTTCTCCATCCGCAAGCGTTGCGCTGACGCCGCGGCCATTGTTGCGGCCggtgctgccgctgccgctgctgcaAAGGCGCCGGCCCAGCAAGACGACACCGTCTCTATCCCTCCTCGCTCTGCTAGCACGGAAGCGACTTTGCAGTCCGATGAAGAGCAAGTCAGAAACGAGAAATGAATGATGGAGCCGCAAGAGATTTCTTAGAAACGGATTCGAATTTGGCTGCTGATGTAATTGAAGATTTATGCGACGTCACAGCGGACGGCACGCTTGATACCCAGCATAACATGGAGTTATTGGATTCTGCATCGAGACCATTGTATAGTGTGTTATGTTTGCTTTGAATGTTCAGATGATATAGACTCAACTTAGACATAGCATCTTCTCTTACAAGGGATTAATCCAACTCGTCTTAGTCTCTTAGACGTGGCCTTCTTGACGCCGAATCGTTGTGAGTAATTGAATGCGGGAGATGCTTATCTCAGTCCCAAAGAGTCTACAATCGACTTGATCATCGGGGCATGTCTCTTGTTTCATAGAACAAATAGGGGTCTCATTCCCAAACTATCTAGCTGCGATAAATTCCTTCACTTCTTATGCTAAGAATAGATATTGACTAACTGATAACGGTATTTTATGGACAGATACCTCAGTGTTCTATCTGGATGAAAACGCCTCTTCCATAAGTAATATGTTTGTTGAGTAGATTTAGAAAGTCTTGGTGAAAGAGAGATAAGGATGGTCGCTGTGATAGCAAAAGAGgggtttataagtaaatgcATCACCTACTTTTTTGGCTATCATCGCCTCAGTGCGTGTCCGTTATTTCGAGTCGTTGGGCCTGGTCAATGTTACCACTTCGACACCTACATGGTCTCGTTCATCCAGATTTCGGTCTTCAAAGCAGTTCCGTAGTGAGGAAGATCGGCCGGCTCGGCACGGGCGCCTGTTCGTCCGTTCTTTGTTTGTTAGCAAAACAGCATACGGAGGCAAACCGGAAGCAGAGATGCATCAACACAGACCCGGCGACGTCAACGAAACATCCAACAATGAAGAAAATTCAAATTGTAGCCTAATTCAAAGACGTTCAGAGACGTAGTGCTGCCCTACAAGGCTATCCATTGGCGATATCTTGCGGGGTAATGTTAAATATCGTGGCCGACGTCTGTGTGGATGCATTGTTCTGAACGCGTTCCGTGTTTCGCTGCGCCATAGCGTCTTCGTCTGTGTTCAAATCAGGGTTCCAACATGGCCAGACCCGTCGTGGCTTTTGCATGTTATTCAGAGCCATTCCTCTGAGTTGCTTCAATGTGAAGCTGTCTTCCGACTTTTGGATCTGGTCACTATTTCCTGCCTACTCACACAATCAAGGCCCAACATGGAGCTCAACGCTACAGCCACACATAATTCTCGACAGGTCAACCAAGAAAGTATGGACTATCAGCCACAAGAAGCCACGCAACCCGCTCCCGTGCAGGCCGCGAGATCATCAGCGGGTTCCAGCTTCTTCGAACCACTCTGGCGACGCAACGACGAGAAGAGTGGCAACCGAGGCTTCGAGGGGAACCAGAAATCCCACTTCAGCAGCCGCAGCAGCTCGGTGACAGACATTGACAGGAGGGCAAAGCATGGAGAGACTTTCCAGACGAGCTTTGAAGTGGATGCACCAGAGGGTATCCTGTATAGAAATGGACAGCTTATCCTCCAGCCGGCGCCGACTAAGGATCCGCGGGATCCCCTCAATCTACCTATGTCCCGCAAAGTCCTAGGATGCTTCTGTCTCTGCTGCTTCGGCGCGCTGGCCGCTGCCGCTGAGCTGATTCTCGGTGCCATGTTGCCCGTCTTTGCTCTCGAATACGCCGGCCTCGATCCGAAGATCCTCAAGCCCCTGACCGACAGCGGTGGTCTTCCGGCGGGCCTCGACCCCCTAAAGGTCCTTTCGAATCTGCCGAGTGCGCCGCCAATCTTTCAAATCTACCTCTTGGCTTCACTACCGGTCCTGGTCATTGGTTTGGCCAACTTGGTTCTCGTTCCAATGGCCATCTCTGTCGGCCGCCGTCCAGTTGTTCTCAGCACTGGTGTTGTTGCCATCATTGGATGTCTCTGGGCAGGCAGCAGTCAGTCGCTGCAGTCACATCTTTTCGCTCGTTGCGTCCAAGCTGTTGGCGCTGGCACGGTTGAGAGCTTGATTCCGTTCATTATCCAGGATATGGTCTTTGTGCACCAGCGCAATGCGTGGATTTCCAGCATCTTTGCCGCTCAGCGTCTCATCATCATTGTTCTTGGGATCGCGGCGCCATACATGATTATCGACTTGAGCTGGCGGTGGATGTACTACATCACGGCCATTGGCGCGGCATTCTTCCTCGTTGGTGTTTACTTCTTCATGCCTGAGACCAGATGGCAACGAACGCGTGCCGAGATGAGTAAGTCAGAAGCATTCAGATTCTTTGGGGGTATCGGCTGACCATGAACTTTTAGATGGCATTCCCCGC
Proteins encoded in this region:
- a CDS encoding major facilitator superfamily transporter, with translation MELNATATHNSRQVNQESMDYQPQEATQPAPVQAARSSAGSSFFEPLWRRNDEKSGNRGFEGNQKSHFSSRSSSVTDIDRRAKHGETFQTSFEVDAPEGILYRNGQLILQPAPTKDPRDPLNLPMSRKVLGCFCLCCFGALAAAAELILGAMLPVFALEYAGLDPKILKPLTDSGGLPAGLDPLKVLSNLPSAPPIFQIYLLASLPVLVIGLANLVLVPMAISVGRRPVVLSTGVVAIIGCLWAGSSQSLQSHLFARCVQAVGAGTVESLIPFIIQDMVFVHQRNAWISSIFAAQRLIIIVLGIAAPYMIIDLSWRWMYYITAIGAAFFLVGVYFFMPETRWQRTRAEMNGIPRNEIGHERSPRTFRYNIALFHGKMDWRKGWNAFVDTLRTFFYPQIFFITMLNSVMIACAFAAGYTVAPALLTAPWSWDFMNLGLCLVPVLIAAIAVALVTGSAADWMANRIAKKRGVRVPENQLVNLIIPTLAGIVGSIIFGLAGSNQAEYSYFTFLTGLGLMAFGFLGANTIGAVYVLECYPHLAGPALVNIASFRGLLAFILSFKISDWVVDMGYFDAMMIYTGLISAFAVFVPVVYFYGPAWRRRWPAEHFGDHI